The Mya arenaria isolate MELC-2E11 chromosome 15, ASM2691426v1 genomic sequence caattttatttttgttgaaatgtattggctttggttttaaacatatttagaaatAGCGAAAAAGATCAAGATTCGAAATAGGGATATGATAGTTAGGTTTAGTCAACTcaactgttttaaattaaatattctcCTCAAACATAGTATTTAGAAATGATTTTCCcgtttttgtttagttttcagATCTATGTGCAAGAGCATACGGCGCATGCGCAGTTGATGGGTCAATATTTTGGGATGCAGAATTCTTGTCGGCAGTTGATGCTGGAACAGTATCATACCCAGCTTTTACATCCGCAACTGTTGGCTCTATTAATTATGCTTCGCAAATCGGTGGTAAGCAAGAACATGGGTTtgcattaaaaatagaaaatctgcatctaataaaaaagatatacatgttacatatgtTTAACCCTTTCTGGTTTATTCATGTGTTTTGTTACACCTGAATGCACTTAATTATTGTTGgtattgtttgctttaaattacTTCGGAGTAGGTATTTATTATGCTATGAATCGCATCGACCATTTCCCTTTCAGTCATGTATTTGAAAGAGGATATAATGCATACTGTTCAAAcggtatatatgttttactagGGGCGACGTCCTTTGATTCGAGCGGACACCTCACAAAGATGGAATACATTCGCCTGAACTATGCATTTCGAACAGACACGGGGCAAAAAGAAATTGTTAAGAAATGGGTAAGcctttattttcagtttaaacattctttattttaaattatcatttacacacagttttaacaacaaaacaaagaataagcattggaaaacaagttactaaaatataaattcCTTTCCTAAAAGTTATTTAGTTCAATAAACTTATAATGTTCAAATCCGATGAAGATGCTTAAGataaaacacatgatatatttgctagTATACTGCTAAGCCTTTAATATTGTAATGCTTAAGTTTTAACTATCAAACAAACCAAACCTTTACAGATTTcaagataatgtttattaaactttatttcGATATTTATTGAGCGAATCGGTACAAATGTCGAATGTATTGGATATGTAATCTACAATATACATTTACAGTACTAATTTAGACAAGCACATTGCTGGAGTTTAAAGTACGCACAATTCAGTTGAAATTCTCTCTTATTTCAGATGGATGCATTTGCAAGAAAGTTGTCTAGTTTTAGCAACGACAAGCTTGAGATTGCATACGGTCATTTTTTGTCCTTAGACGAGGAACTGGACAAAGCCGTCAACGGAGACATTGCCCTCTTTTCGTTAACAATCACTTTCATGATCACTTATGCATGTATTGCTACGTTTTCATTCAGGTAATAGTGCATCGCATGTGTTTAACTATCTGTAACACATTATGTAAACTACATTTTCTGAATCGATCTTTCTTCAGAACCATGTTAACTTATGgaaataacaattgtttttcaatGTCGGTAGTGTTCTCTCGAAATCAAAATACTGTTCagatcattatcattattattgaaaCGCAATATTCCTTAGGTATTTGCCATGTTTTTACAAGTAAAAGAGTCTTTTTCATACGAACCTACTGTCGagttttcaattatttgataACAACTATGGTCGtgcattaaaattttaacagtgaagtaaaaatgatattcgctgtttgaaacagtgaaggacattttgacagttttcgctattttgaaattttagccatCTTTCAATTCATAATTAAACGTCAGCGCACTCATGGCTGGTCTCAAATTTCCTTAATGACGTTGCGTTTGGATACTATTTGGCGCTCTtgtctgaaaaaaatacaacaactgATCATTTTATGTACTTTAAGgcatatcataaaaaatgttggtttcagtgtaagattgtccTCGTGAACACCCAAGGTacatatttcactcgtggcttccccactcgtgaaatatagcttacactgaaacaaacaattattctatATGTTTTTCTTCCAAAAGAGACTCCGTTAGCCAGCGATCAATGCTAGGATTTGCCGGCATTCTAGCTGCTGGACTTGCTATTATCGCAAGTTTTGGACTCTGCTCTGCCATCGGAGTGGACTTCGTCAGTATTGTTGGCGTTGTACCTTTTCTTGTTATTGGTAAGTGCGTTTTGGTAACGAATATCTCTTCTACCGCGTCATTCAagattaaacaaattgtttaaatttatttgctCTCAAAACGTTTTGCGTGATTACAACGTGGTTCTACCAATTtattcaataaaggtttaaatatcCGTCagattatataattatcaaattgtacttatacacattttaaattgtttaagtaaaaatacaataacatatatCGAAATAAGCATGAGGAGATTATAACTATAGTTTAATTACTCGAatttattctaaataattttaatatgtttttcttaagtCTATAGCCTTAAATACATACATCGCTAGTTTTcaatttgcataaatattttgaggggtattttttttttacaaatttaatcaaatttggttgtttataaaaataccTATACTTGTATAGAGTTTACATTCAAGTTAGGATAGTTATTTTTTggtacaacacttcctgtcaaTGCCTTCTATtatatatcaagttttatttgaatccATCAAGTACATTCTTAGACATGGACAAAAACCCATCATAGAAAGATAACAggttaaggggagataactagATACAAATGATACTCATCTTCGAGCTCATTACacaaatgacattttctttctgtttttaatgGTGTACACATATGTGAATTAATTTCATATTCGATAGTTCATTcgtaaacaatatcaaattataatcACATAAGCTGCAAACTTGGTgaatttgaatacaaaatatatctgtaaaaatatatcaatatatcaatgaacttcagaaatatattcataccaaacaaaaacGAAGTAACACTCATtgattgataataataataataataataaacataataataataataataataataataataataatattttttttaaatttcataggATTCACTTAGATAATAAAGTTCAAGTTTTAAGTTTCATAGGATTAACaagtaaacaatgaagaaaTGTAGCttaaaatacagttataatgtttactacttttaaaatcattacaaaatattgcTATCCCAGGGATCGGTATAGACGACATGTTCATCCTGCTCTCTGGACTTTCGGGTGCACAGGGGGAGAACACTGTTGAGAACAAGATAGCGGAAACCCTGAGGTCCTCGGGGGTTGGGATCACAATTACATCAATCACTGACCTTTTAGCCTTCATGGCCGGGGCCGGATCCAACTTCATAGCTGTCAGAAACTTCTGTATATATACAGGTTTGAAGACAATTTagttaaataatacaattctCTCAGTAAATTTTATTCGGTAACAATTAATGAAtagttgtaaaaaatataaacatgtataatctTTCCTTTGTTAAACAcgttttaataatgatattctaCGTTTTAACTGAAGAGAACTTAAGTATGACCTATTCGTATCATTGTTGTTTAGTGGTTACATAATACCTTATACCCGAATATGgttgataaatatgaaaattgtcGTAGCCCATGTGTGCCTATCGTCGCCTCTTTGGGTACACATCAAAATTTTACTTGATGAAAACAATATCGTTTTATATATAAGTCGGttaatcattttatcatttcttcTACAATGAGAAGTAAAATCAGGGTCTTGCTTATTACTTAACAATACATGTGTCTACCTACAGGTGTTGCCGTAGTATTCTGCTACATTAACAACATCACTCTCTTTGCTGCCTGCTTGACAATCAATGAACATCGAGTGGAACAGAACAGACATTTCATCACGTGCAGGCGCGTGAAACCAAAAGAAGTTctaaaaatagaaggaaaatCCAAGTTCTTCGCCTTCTGTTGTGGCGGTACCCCTCCTAAAAATAGGAAAGATGCAGAAAGTATTTTAGACAAATTTCCCCGTTGGTTGTTTCCAAAAATAGTTCTTAAGCTCccattcaaaataattataatcgtATTATTTCTTGGCTATTTGGCAGCTGGTATTTACGGTtgtgtttatttgaaacaaGGACTTGATCTATCCCAATTGGTTCAAGACGACTCCTATTTTTACAAGTATTCAATTTGGTTTGAAACACATTTCAGTAGACAATCTCCAGTAGCTTTTGCTACGACCAATGACTATACTTACAGTGATCAAAAGACGAAGAACCAAATCGATGATGTTATAAAGACAGCTCAAGACAACGAGTATTTTGACGACACTTTTGAACATAACTGGCTGAATACCTACATGGCAAGTACATACTACGATGGATCTAGTGAATCAAACTTCATTGTTGGCTTCAAAAGTTTCATAAGTAACAGCAGTTATGCTAGATTTGAAAACGATGTGGTGATTGATTCTAGCGAGACGAAAATTACAGCGTCCAAGTTCTATGTGTTAAGTAGTGACTTGTCAGACAGCCAAGAGGAGGGCAAAATGATGCTCAAGGCTCGCGAAATTGCAGACAACGCTCAATTTCAATGCATTGCGTCGTCGCCAGGTTTTGTCGCATTTGAGCAGTATGTGCGCATTCTAGGACAAACGTTGCAATCAGTTGGGATTGCCCTCGCCGCTGTTTTTGTTGTAACGTGTATCTTTATGCCACACCCTGTATTGATAGTGTTTGTTACTCTTGCCGTTACAATGATTATGGTTGGCGTCTTTGGCTATATGCTATACATTGACGTTGCGTTAAGCGCCATAACTATGATTCATTTAATCATGAGTATAGGTTTCTCCATAGATTTCACAGCCCACATTTGCCACGGGTATATGATATCAACGGGAGCAAGCAGGGACGAAAGGGTTAAGCTGGCTTTTGACCACACAGGTGCGCCCATATTTCATGGTGCAATGTCGTCGCTAATAGGTGTTGTTGTACTTTTCGGTGCCAAGTCCtacatattcaaaacatttgcaGCTGTAATGTCTTTTGTCCTCCTCTTTGGTATCGCGCATGCCCTATTACTACTTCCGGTGATTTTATCATGGCTAGGGCCAGGGAGACTTACAGAAGCAAATGCATCAAAAGCGAGCTTATCAAATGGTCATACTAACAAAGCAATGGAAGACACTGAATTATCAACTAAGGGAAATAAAAATGGAAGTTTTCAGACAGATCCAATGACAGGAAGCCCAAAGAGATCAAGCGTTTCCCCGATGCAAGATGACCTACTAGATTTTAACAAGCACAGCTCCCCCTATCACCTTGAACATCAGAAAGGAGGCGACTGGGACTGGAAGAAAGAAAAAGACTCGTGATGAATGTTAATATaagaaatgtttcattgttttggtttcgtctgtttgaaaaaaaacaacaacctaaaataaattgtacacTATTTTGGGACAGCCCTCGTACATTATATAACGAGGTTGTTAttggttttgttaaatataCGTTTTCATTTACTTGTTGTGAAGTTTGCTTTAACTTGTACTTTACTTTTCttaattaagaaattactttgctgttttatattttaatgtatttttttctttcatgtaatatatatatatatatatatatatatatatatatatatatatatatatatatatatatatattgacgaCGCTCAATTACAATGCATGGCGTCGTCGCCAGGTTTTATCGCATTTGAGCAGTATATGCGCATTCTAGGACAAACGTTGCAATCAGTTGGGATTGCCCTCGCCGCTGTTTTTGTTGTAACATGTATCTTTATGCCACGCCCTGTATTGATAGTGTTTGTTACTCTTGCCGTTACAATGATTATGGTTGGCGTCTTTGGCTATATGCTATACACTGACGTTGCGTTAAGCGCCATAACTATGATTCATTTAATCATGAGTATAGGTTTCTCCATAGATTTCACACCACACATTTGTCACGGGTATATGATATCAACGGGAGCATGCATGGACGAAAGGGTTAAGCTAGCTTTTGACCACACAGGTGCGCCCATATTTCATGGTGTAATGTCGTCGCTAATAGGTGTTGTTGTACTTTTCGGTGCCAAGTCCtacatattcaaaacatttgcaGCTGTAATGTCTTTTGTCCTCCTCTTTGGTATCGCGCATGCCCTATTACTACTTCCGGTGATTTAATCATGGCTAGGGCCAGGGAGACTTACAGAAGCAAATGCATCAAAAGCGAGCTTATCAAATGGTCATACTAACAAAGCAATGGAAGACACTGAATTATCAACTAAGGGAAATAAAAATGGAAGTTTTCAGACAGATCCAATGACAGGAAGCCCAAAGAGATCAAGCGTTTCCCCGATGCAAGATGACCTATAGATTTTAACAAGCACAGCTCCCCCTATCACCTTGAACATCAGAAAGGAGGCGACTGGGActggaaaaaagaaaaagactCGTGATGAATGTTAATATaagaaatgtttcattgttttggtTTCGTctgtttgaaaaaacaacaacctaaaataaattgtacatTATTTTGGGACAGCCCTCGTACATTATATAACGaggttgttattgtttttgttgaatatacgtttaaattTACTTGTCGTGAAGTTTGCTATAACTTGGAACTATACTtttcttatttaagaaattactatgctgttttatattttaatgtatttttttctttcatgtaatatatatatatatattgtttgctCTTACGTCTGTCTTCTTTCATAGGCTGTGTTTACATTGGAATTGCGTTATATGTGCGAACATATCTTCCATTCCAACTTATTTCATAGTTAccttcagtgctttgattacgTGTCAATTTTTTACTCTTTGTGATAATTTCATtcgttaaattgttattttatgataGTTATGAAGCACTAGCTAGAGCGTTTACATGCAAAACGTTTGACCTTACTAAACGtttaaattataatgaaaactaaatCATACGAATTCTGCAGAAGGAGGAAACCGGATGCCGGCATTTACTTGAAACGCTACGGAGTATGATCCCttcctttaaaaaagaaatgggTGAACCCACATCTGCATGATATGTTTTTACTTGCTTAAATCTTGCATATTAAACGGTCTAGTCTCATACTCTGGAAATAACTGTCGTTGCTTGTAACTACAAACTATCCACTATTCCTAATGCACTCGATATATGTTAAAGGGATTTTTCAACGATTATTTCGGCGGAGGTGACCCGCGCTGCAATTTCTGCATTGCGCAAATTACAAATGAGATTTTTAAGCATACAAAGCTTCAAAGACAGCACCAGAAGAGAAATATTGCAGCAAACAGCGCACGTCTGTTACGACTGGCCATCACATTGTAGATCACTACCATGTTCATGTTAAGGcccaaatattgttaatatgtatatgaatacATTAAG encodes the following:
- the LOC128218802 gene encoding patched domain-containing protein 3-like; protein product: MSRLNRLYEYVERKIGSVFARYGRFVARYPWQVIIVTLLVNGGLGIGMLKLQSDINAQNVYLPQGTRSREDQAVMEDTFPDLGGRNYHSLQDFFPLLDQYWARVIVRGTTGNLLSRTSLEEVSGLNTLVQAVSVTDGDGNIFTFSDLCARAYGACAVDGSIFWDAEFLSAVDAGTVSYPAFTSATVGSINYASQIGGATSFDSSGHLTKMEYIRLNYAFRTDTGQKEIVKKWMDAFARKLSSFSNDKLEIAYGHFLSLDEELDKAVNGDIALFSLTITFMITYACIATFSFRDSVSQRSMLGFAGILAAGLAIIASFGLCSAIGVDFVSIVGVVPFLVIGIGIDDMFILLSGLSGAQGENTVENKIAETLRSSGVGITITSITDLLAFMAGAGSNFIAVRNFCIYTGVAVVFCYINNITLFAACLTINEHRVEQNRHFITCRRVKPKEVLKIEGKSKFFAFCCGGTPPKNRKDAESILDKFPRWLFPKIVLKLPFKIIIIVLFLGYLAAGIYGCVYLKQGLDLSQLVQDDSYFYKYSIWFETHFSRQSPVAFATTNDYTYSDQKTKNQIDDVIKTAQDNEYFDDTFEHNWLNTYMASTYYDGSSESNFIVGFKSFISNSSYARFENDVVIDSSETKITASKFYVLSSDLSDSQEEGKMMLKAREIADNAQFQCIASSPGFVAFEQYVRILGQTLQSVGIALAAVFVVTCIFMPHPVLIVFVTLAVTMIMVGVFGYMLYIDVALSAITMIHLIMSIGFSIDFTAHICHGYMISTGASRDERVKLAFDHTGAPIFHGAMSSLIGVVVLFGAKSYIFKTFAAVMSFVLLFGIAHALLLLPVILSWLGPGRLTEANASKASLSNGHTNKAMEDTELSTKGNKNGSFQTDPMTGSPKRSSVSPMQDDLLDFNKHSSPYHLEHQKGGDWDWKKEKDS